In Camelina sativa cultivar DH55 chromosome 16, Cs, whole genome shotgun sequence, a single window of DNA contains:
- the LOC104754037 gene encoding TMV resistance protein N-like, protein MAVIFFYLAIVFVFLAVFVGLCCRLLVFMKKSETAPRWLTRRSIPVSASAALAEDSPSRSRWKNDVFLSFRGTDVRKYFVSHLYEALKSEGIEPFHDDRELQKGDYIWKGLDEAMIQSKHAIVVISKGYATSRWCLEELSVMVDLVEKKGLQLIPIFYEIDPSDLKRRSGCFYEALKNHELRYDLDTVRRWRRALSEVGNISGWDSKSRKEDSELIRVVVQDLSDRLSSQLSGGTNGLVGMSYHKKVMESFLSMDSGDVRMVGVWGMGGRGKTTIAKYIFEEFSSHFDARCLLENVKGDFKLYGESHLRKEIMSGIFPKSPLNARCISPDAMKRRLRGKKVLLVLDDVDDIQQLRALAGSCDCEASEDYSSTSAFQ, encoded by the exons ATGGCTGTTATCTTTTTCTACTTGGCTATTGTATTTGTCTTCCTCGCCGTCTTCGTGGGACTATGCTGCCGTCTCCtcgtgtttatgaagaaatcagAGACTGCGCCTAGGTGGTTAACTCGGCGTAGTATTCCTGTTTCTGCTTCAGCTGCTTTGGCGGAGGATTCGCCGTCTCGGTCTCGGTGGAAGAACGACGTCTTCCTCAGTTTCAGAGGTACTGATGTTCGTAAATATTTCGTCAGCCATCTCTACGAGGCTCTCAAAAGTGAAGGAATCGAACCCTTTCACGACGACAGAGAACTTCAGAAAGGCGATTACATCTGGAAGGGACTCGACGAAGCGATGATTCAGTCAAAACACGCCATCGTCGTCATATCCAAGGGCTACGCTACCTCTCGCTGGTGCTTGGAAGAGCTTTCGGTTATGGTCGACCTCGTTGAGAAGAAAGGCCTTCAATTGATACCTATATTCTATGAAATTGATCCGTCAGACTTGAAGAGACGAAGCGGGTGCTTCTACGAAGCTCTTAAGAATCATGAGCTGAGGTATGATCTGGATACGGTGCGTAGATGGAGAAGGGCTTTGTCTGAAGTTGGAAATATTTCTGGCTGGGATTCCAAAAGCAG GAAAGAGGACTCAGAGCTTATACGGGTAGTAGTTCAAGATCTTTCTGACAGATTATCCTCACAGTTATCTGGCGGCACAAATGGGTTGGTGGGgatgagttatcacaagaaagtCATGGAATCTTTCTTGTCAATGGACTCCGGAGATGTCCGAATGGTAGGAGTCTGGGGTATGGGTGGAAGAGGGAAAACCACCATTGCAAAGTATATCTTTGAAGAATTTTCTAGTCATTTTGATGCTCGTTGCTTGCTAGAAAACGTGAAAGGAGATTTCAAACTATATGGTGAATCACATTTGCGAAAGGAAATTATGTCTGGAATCTTCCCGAAGAGTCCCCTGAATGCACGATGTATCAGCCCTGATGCAATGAAGCGAAGACTTCGTGGCAAGAAGGTTCTTCTCGTCCTcgatgatgttgatgacattCAACAACTGCGCGCATTGGCTGGAAGCTGCGACTG TGAAGCCTCTGAGGACTACTCAAGCACTTCAGCTTTTCAGTGA
- the LOC104752395 gene encoding putative disease resistance protein At4g11170: MSYHKKVMESFLSMDSGDVRMVGVWGMGGRGKTTIAKYIFEEFSSHFDARCLLENVKGDFKLYGESHLRKEIMSGIFPKSPLNARCISPDAMKRRLRGKKVLLVLDDVDDIQQLRALAGSCDWFGPGSRVIITTRDKRVLDEHDVPHIYEVKPLRTTQALQLFSEHAFKINRPPEVFRELSLDIVEQLGGLPLALRVIGASLYRREKAFWEDKLFILKNSLDKSISLALKVSYDALDEHEKIVFLYVAGCFNGEYRDQATMILDPFVISSRPNLVTLMEKSLISMTKDTRLWVHDLLQDMAKDIICEGKKEKPWKRKMLWKFLDVKSLFTENMGTEDIEVEIILLNMAEETELNINPAAFKRMFNLKFLKIRNNNTVGGSKVHMVNDLDYLPPLRYLRWEAYTLKSLPYLFQTEHLVELNLPYSSVETLWSGTQDLRSLRHMNLSRCKHLINIPDLSKAKSLESLCLSNCESLVELRSSLWHLDKLVKLWMANCTKLKNLPCNIYLKSLQSLSLDGCTSIEDFPFVSDNIENLGLMGTSIEVVPTWIDRLSRLRLLRLSKCKRLKNLPDTIGSLESLRTLWLGCCPNVTVFPVLGNGIEKLGLKGTSIEEVPSTIGDKLNLMYLCLSECQRLKNLPHTLSNLKNLKLLYLRGCTNVTERPHVAGDIRRLDLYGTSIENYGPLSEEEALELRNRDIDFLKAFVTRHVRRYKKNQSSR, encoded by the exons atgagttatcacaagaaagtCATGGAATCTTTCTTGTCAATGGACTCCGGAGATGTCCGAATGGTAGGAGTCTGGGGTATGGGTGGAAGAGGGAAAACCACCATTGCAAAGTATATCTTTGAAGAATTTTCTAGTCATTTTGATGCTCGTTGCTTGCTAGAAAACGTGAAAGGAGATTTCAAACTATATGGTGAATCACATTTGCGAAAGGAAATTATGTCTGGAATCTTCCCGAAGAGTCCCCTGAATGCACGATGTATCAGCCCTGATGCAATGAAGCGAAGACTTCGTGGCAAGAAGGTTCTTCTCGTCCTcgatgatgttgatgacattCAACAACTGCGCGCATTGGCTGGAAGCTGCGACTGGTTTGGACCAGGAAGCAGGGTCATAATAACTACACGAGACAAGCGTGTGTTGGATGAGCATGATGTGCCACACATTTATGAAGTGAAGCCTCTGAGGACTACTCAAGCACTTCAGCTTTTCAGTGAGCATGCCTTCAAAATAAATCGTCCACCAGAAGTATTTAGAGAACTTTCTCTAGATATTGTTGAGCAACTGGGTGGTCTTCCGCTAGCGCTTCGAGTTATTGGTGCATCCCTATATCGCCGGGAAAAAGCATTTTGGGAAGATAAGCTGTTTATACTGAAAAATAGTCTTGATAAATCTATCTCACTGGCGTTGAAAGTAAGTTATGATGCACTGGATGAGCATGaaaagattgtttttctttatgttgCTGGTTGTTTCAATGGGGAATATAGGGATCAAGCGACAATGATACTAGACCCCTTTGTCATTTCTTCTAGACCAAACCTTGTGACGCTGATGGAGAAATCTCTGATTAGTATGACAAAAGATACGAGGCTGTGGGTTCATGATTTACTTCAAGACATGGCTAAGGATATAATttgtgaaggaaaaaaagaaaaaccatggAAGCGTAAAATGCTGTGGAAGTTTTTGGATGTCAAAAGCTTGTTCACTGAAAATATG GGAACTGAAGACATTGAGGTTGAAATTATATTGCTCAACATGGCTGAAGAAACAGAGCTTAACATTAACCCTGCAGCGTTTAAGAGGATGTTCAAtctcaaatttcttaaaatacGTAATAATAACACTGTTGGAGGGAGTAAAGTGCACATGGTTAACGACCTTGACTACCTCCCTCCACTGAGATATCTTCGATGGGAGGCTTACACTCTAAAATCGTTGCCTTATCTCTTCCAGACTGAACATCTAGTTGAACTAAACCTCCCTTATAGTTCAGTTGAAACATTATGGAGCGGAACTCAG GACCTTCGAAGTCTAAGGCACATGAACCTTAGTAGATGCAAGCACCTGATTAACATTCCAGACCTTTCTAAAGCAAAGAGTCTTGAGAGTTTATGTCTTAGTAACTGTGAGAGTTTGGTCGAGCTCCGTTCTTCTCTTTGGCATCTCGATAAGCTAGTTAAGTTGTGGATGGCAAATTGCACAAAACTGAAGAATCTTCCGTGTAACATCTACTTGAAGTCCCTCCAGAGTCTTTCTCTAGACGGATGCACAAGTATTGAAGATTTTCCATTTGTTTCCGATAATATTGAGAACTTGGGACTGATGGGGACATCAATTGAAGTAGTGCCAACATGGATCGACCGTCTCTCAAGGCTCAGACTTCTGCGGCTGTCCAAATGCAAGAGACTGAAGAATCTCCCAGACACCATTGGGAGTTTGGAGTCACTAAGAACTCTCTGGCTTGGTTGCTGTCCCAACGTCACAGTTTTCCCGGTGCTTGGAAATGGAATAGAAAAACTGGGATTGAAAGGAACATCGATAGAAGAAGTGCCCTCAACGATAGGTGATAAGCTGAATCTCATGTACCTTTGCTTGTCAGAGTGCCAGAGGCTAAAAAATCTCCCTCACACGTTGAGCAACTTGAAAAACCTGAAGTTGCTTTATCTCCGTGGCTGCACCAATGTCACTGAGCGCCCACATGTTGCAGGGGATATCAGAAGATTGGATTTATATGGGACATCAATAGAGAATTATGGCCCTCTCTCTGAAGAGGAAGCGCTTGAGTTGCGCAATCGTGATATAGACTTCCTGAAGGCGTTTGTCACTCGGCATGTCCGGAGATACAAGAAAAACCAGAGTTCTAGATAG
- the LOC104752397 gene encoding protein SOMBRERO-like translates to MCNLQEDGWVVCRVFKKKNHFRGFHHEQDQDHHHHHHHQYISTTNDHDHHHHIDSNSNNHSSLIPHPLDHHHHHIGRQIHMPLHEFANTLSHGSMHLPQLFSPDSAVAAAAAAAATQPFVSSINTTDIECSQNLLRLTSNNNYGGDWSFLDKLLTTTNMNQQQQQQQVQNHQAKCFGDLSNNDNNDQAVVTHDHLGNSNGGSSSSPVNQRFPFHYLGNDANLLKFPK, encoded by the coding sequence ATGTGTAATTTGCAGGAAGATGGGTGGGTTGTATGCAGAgtgttcaagaagaagaatcatttcAGAGGATTTCACCATgaacaagatcaagatcatcatcatcatcaccatcaccaatACATAAGCACAACCAATGATCATGATCACCATCATCACATTGACTCCAATTCAAACAATCATTCTTCTTTGATCCCACATCCtctggatcatcatcatcatcacatcggACGACAAATCCACATGCCATTACATGAGTTTGCAAACACTCTGAGCCATGGCTCAATGCATCTCCCTCAGCTCTTTAGCCCTGACTCAGCTGTAGCAGCTGCAGCGGCAGCAGCAGCAACTCAACCGTTTGTGTCGTCAATCAATACAACGGACATTGAATGTTCACAGAATCTACTGAGGCTGACTTCTAACAACAACTATGGTGGAGACTGGTCGTTTCTGGACAAGCTTCTCACTACAACCAACATGAatcagcaacagcagcagcagcaagtgCAGAACCATCAAGCAAAATGTTTTGGTGACTTGAGTAACAACGATAATAACGACCAGGCTGTTGTTACTCATGACCATTTGGGTAACAGCAATGGTGGTTCGTCTTCATCTCCGGTTAATCAAAGGTTTCCGTTTCACTACTTGGGAAACGATGCTAATCTTCTCAAGTTCCCAAAGTAG
- the LOC104752398 gene encoding protein SOMBRERO-like, with amino-acid sequence MEIGSSSTVAGGGQLSVPPGFRFHPTEEELLYYYLKKKVSYEPIDLDVIREVDLNKLEPWELKEKCRIGSGPQNEWYFFSHKDKKYPTGTRTNRATAAGFWKATGRDKSIHLNSSKKIGLRKTLVFYTGRAPHGQKTEWIMHEYRLDDNENEIQEDGWVVCRVFKKKNHFRGFHHEQDQDHHHHHHHQYISTTNDHDHHHHIDSNSNNHSSLIPHPLDHHHHHIGRQIHMPLHEFANTLSHGSMHLPQLFSPDSAVAAAAAAAATQPFVSSINTTDIECSQNLLRLTSNNNYGGDWSFLDKLLTTTNMNQQQQQQQVQNHQAKCFGDLSNNDNNDQAVVTHDHLGNSNGGSSSSPVNQRFPFHYLGNDANLLKFPK; translated from the exons ATGGAGATAGGGTCGTCGTCCACGGTGGCTGGAGGAGGACAGCTTTCAGTGCCTCCGGGGTTCCGGTTTCATCCAACGGAGGAGGAGCTTCTTTACTATTACCTTAAGAAGAAGGTCTCTTATGAACCAATTGATTTGGATGTTATTAGAGAAGTCGATCTCAATAAGCTGGAACCTTGGGAGCTTAAag AGAAATGCAGAATCGGGTCGGGTCCTCAAAACGAGTGGTATTTCTTTAGCCACAAGGACAAGAAATATCCGACTGGGACCCGAACGAACCGGGCGACTGCAGCCGGGTTCTGGAAAGCTACGGGTAGAGACAAATCCATACATCTCAACAGCTCCAAGAAGATTGGACTTCGTAAGACTCTTGTCTTCTACACTGGTCGTGCTCCTCATGGCCAAAAAACCGAATGGATCATGCACGAGTATCGCCTAGATGATAATGAAAACGAAATCCAG GAAGATGGGTGGGTTGTATGCAGAgtgttcaagaagaagaatcatttcAGAGGATTTCACCATgaacaagatcaagatcatcatcatcatcaccatcaccaatACATAAGCACAACCAATGATCATGATCACCATCATCACATTGACTCCAATTCAAACAATCATTCTTCTTTGATCCCACATCCtctggatcatcatcatcatcacatcggACGACAAATCCACATGCCATTACATGAGTTTGCAAACACTCTGAGCCATGGCTCAATGCATCTCCCTCAGCTCTTTAGCCCTGACTCAGCTGTAGCAGCTGCAGCGGCAGCAGCAGCAACTCAACCGTTTGTGTCGTCAATCAATACAACGGACATTGAATGTTCACAGAATCTACTGAGGCTGACTTCTAACAACAACTATGGTGGAGACTGGTCGTTTCTGGACAAGCTTCTCACTACAACCAACATGAatcagcaacagcagcagcagcaagtgCAGAACCATCAAGCAAAATGTTTTGGTGACTTGAGTAACAACGATAATAACGACCAGGCTGTTGTTACTCATGACCATTTGGGTAACAGCAATGGTGGTTCGTCTTCATCTCCGGTTAATCAAAGGTTTCCGTTTCACTACTTGGGAAACGATGCTAATCTTCTCAAGTTCCCAAAGTAG
- the LOC104752399 gene encoding syntaxin-52, with product MASSSDAWMREYNEALKLSEDINGMMSERNASGLTGPDAQRRASAIRRKITILGTRLDSLQSLLVKVPGKQNVSDKEMNRRKDMVGNLRSKTNQVASALNMSNFANRDSLLGPDIKPDDAMKRVSGMDNQGIVGFQRQVMREQDEGLEKLEETVMSTKHIALAVNEELTLQTRLIDDLDYHVDVTDSRLRRVQKSLAVMNKSMKSGCSCMSMLISVLGIVGLALVIWLLVKYL from the exons ATGGCGTCTTCTTCGGATGCATGGATGAGAGAGTACAATGAGGCTTTGAAACTCTCTGAGGACATTAATGGCATGATGTCTGAAAGGAATGCCTCCGGGTTAACCGGGCCTGATGCTCAGCGTCGTGCCTCAGCCATACGAAGAAAGATCACCATTTTGGGGACCCGATTAGACAGTCTACAGTCCCTTCTTGTTAAGGTTCCTGGGAAGCAGAATGT TTCTGATAAAGAGATGAATCGTCGCAAGGATATGGTTGGGAATTTgagatcaaaaacaaatcagGTGGCCTCTGCTTTGAATATGTCAAACTTTGCAAACAGAGACAGCTTGCTTGGTCCAGATATAAAGCCGGATGATGCGATGAAAAGAGTCTCTGGCATGGACAACCAAGGAATTGTTGGATTTCAACGGCAAGTTATGAGAG AACAAGACGAGGGACTTGAGAAGTTGGAGGAGACAGTCATGAGTACCAAGCACATTGCTCTCGCTGTCAACGAGGAGCTCACTCTGCAGACTAGGCTTATT GATGACTTAGATTACCATGTAGATGTCACTGACTCTCGCTTACGG CGTGTGCAAAAGAGCCTTGCCGTGATGAACAAGAGCATGAAAAGTGGTTGCTCATGCATGTCGATGCTTATATCTGTGCTTGGAATCGTTGGTCTAGCTCTTGTTATTTGGCTGCTGGTTAAGTACCTGTAA
- the LOC104752400 gene encoding uncharacterized aarF domain-containing protein kinase At1g79600, chloroplastic: MSLVVGQSLGLTLFGDGLSLRNSKRNGAKPKFFFVNRRGLARAALVQARPREDGAPASPSPSSRATTASVVQYRRADLADDLQAEARALGRAVDASVYSPELIARKHGSQPLKALRRSLEILGALGGFALKLGIDQKQGNLEKNMKKRAGQLRRIFTRLGPTFVKLGQGLSTRPDLCPPDYLEELAELQDALPTFPDAEAFACIERELDLSLESIFSSISPEPIAAASLGQVYKAQLRYSGQVVAVKVQRPGIEEAIGLDFYLIRGVGKLINKYVDFITTDVLTLIDEFACRVYQELNYVQEAQNARRFKKLYADKADVLVPDIFWDYTGRKVLTMEWVEGTKLNEQLAIESQGLKVLDLVNTGIQCSLRQLLEYGFFHADPHPGNLLATPDGKLAFLDFGMMSETPEEARFAIIGHVVHLVNRDYEAMARDYYALKFLSPDVDVTPIIPALRDFFDDALNYTVSELNFKTLVDGLGAVFYQYPFNVPPYYALILRSLTVLEGLALYADPNFKVLAASYPYFAKRLLTDPNPYLRDALIELLFKDGKFRWNRLENLLQQGSKDRDFSAKDALQPVLKLLLDPNGEELRLLVIKEAVRVSEAIALGTVVDTYNSLPEFLRSLVFNGNGNGPLTMSTTELQSTLELRDQVSRIWGLLQSSESFDPAILQPIVQVLQQPEARRLGGRVAGGVGQRLAARFLQQLLRATTPTPAPTP; this comes from the exons ATGAGTCTGGTGGTTGGTCAGTCGCTGGGTTTAACTCTATTCGGTGATGGTCTTTCGTTACGCAATTCGAAAAGAAATGGCGCAAAACCCaagtttttctttgtcaatcggAGGGGATTAGCTCGTGCGGCTCTGGTTCAAGCTAGGCCTAGAGAGGATGGAGCGCCGGCGAGTCCTTCTCCCTCGTCGAGAGCGACTACGGCGTCGGTTGTACAGTACCGACGAGCTGATCTCGCGGATGACCTTCAAGCTGAGGCGCGTGCTCTGGGTCGTGCTGTTGATGCTTCTGTTTATTCTCCAGAGCTCATCGCCAGGAAACATGGCTCTCAGCCTTTAAAG GCTTTGCGAAGAAGTTTGGAGATATTGGGAGCTTTGGGTGGTTTCGCTTTGAAATTGGGGATTGATCAGAAGCAAGGCAACTTAGagaagaatatgaagaagagaGCAGGCCAGCTCCGGCGCATTTTCACTCGTCTCGGACCTACTTTTGTTAAATTGGGTCAAGGTCTGTCCACCCGACCAGACCTCTGTCCACCCGATTATCTTGAAGAACTTGCAGAGCTTCAG GATGCTTTGCCAACCTTCCCTGATGCAGAGGCCTTTGCTTGCATTGAGAGAGAGTTGGATTTGTCTCTAGAGTCCATCTTCTCGTCTATATCCCCTGAACCAATCGCAGCAGCTAGTCTTGGCCAGGTTTACAAAGCTCAGCTGAGGTATTCAGGTCAGGTTGTTGCTGTCAAAGTTCAACGCCCTGGAATCGAAGAAGCCATTGGCCTTGATTTTTACCTCATTAGAGGAGTTGGGAAACTCATTAACAAGTATGTTGACTTCATCACTACCGATGTCCTTACCCTTATCGACGAGTTTGCCTGCAGAGTTTACCAGGAGCTAAACTACGTCCAAGAGGCGCAAAATGCCAGAAGGTTTAAGAAACTGTATGCTGATAAAGCAGATGTTCTTGTACCTGATATATTCTGGGATTACACGGGCCGCAAGGTTCTAACAATGGAATGGGTAGAGGGAACTAAACTGAACGAGCAACTTGCCATTGAGAGTCAGGGTTTGAAGGTTCTTGATCTTGTAAATACAGGAATCCAGTGTAGCCTACGGCAACTCTTAGAGTATGGTTTTTTCCACGCTGACCCTCATCCTGGTAATCTCTTGGCAACACCTGATGGAAAACTTGCCTTTCTAGACTTTGGCATGATGAGTGAGACACCAGAGGAAGCTAGATTTGCTATCATAGGTCATGTTGTTCATTTAGTGAACCGAGATTATGAAGCCATGGCCCGAGATTACTATGCTTTGAAGTTCTTGTCGCCTGATGTGGATGTTACTCCCATCATACCAGCTCTCAGAGACTTCTTTGACGATGCACTTAATTATACTGTGAGCGAGctcaatttcaaaactttggTTGATGGTCTAGGTGCTGTCTTCTATCAGTATCCATTTAATGTCCCGCCCTACTATGCTCTGATTCTGAGGTCGCTTACTGTGCTTGAAGGTTTGGCACTTTACGCAGATCCTAATTTCAAAGTGTTAGCTGCTTCATACCCATATTTTGCCAAAAGGCTTCTCACTGATCCAAACCCGTATCTAAGAGATGCCCTTATCGAGCTTCTATTCAAAGATGGAAAATTTAGGTGGAATAGACTCGAGAACCTTCTACAACAGGGAAGTAAAGATAGAGACTTCTCAGCAAAGGATGCTCTGCAACCAGTTTTGAAGCTGTTGCTGGATCCAAATGGGGAAGAGCTTCGACTGTTAGTAATTAAAGAAGCTGTACGAGTCAGTGAAGCGATTGCGTTGGGCACTGTTGTTGATACATACAATTCCCTTCCTGAGTTTCTGCGATCTCTTGTCTTCAATGGAAATGGGAATGGCCCTCTGACAATGAGTACCACGGAACTTCAAAGTACTCTTGAGCTTCGGGATCAGGTCTCTAGAATCTGGGGCCTTCTTCAATCCTCAGAAAGCTTTGATCCTGCTATTTTGCAGCCAATAGTACAG GTGTTACAACAACCAGAGGCACGAAGACTTGGAGGACGTGTTGCAGGCGGTGTAGGCCAACGTCTTGCAGCTCGGTTTCTGCAACAACTCCTTCGAGCCACAACACCAACTCCGGCACCAACCCCATAG
- the LOC104752402 gene encoding sodium/hydrogen exchanger 6, with translation MSSELQISPAIHDPQGQEKQQQAAGVGILLQIMMLVLSFVLGHVLRRHKFYYLPEASASLLIGLIVGGLANISNTETSIRTWFNFHDEFFFLFLLPPIIFQSGFSLQPKPFFSNFGAIVTFSVLGTFVASMVTGLLVYLGGLMFLMYRLPLVECLMFGSLISATDPVTVLSIFQELGSDVNLYALVFGESVLNDAMAISLYRTMSLVRSHSSGQNFFMVIVRFLETFVGSMSAGVGVGFTSALLFKYAGLDVDNLQNLECCLFVLFPYFSYMLAEGLSLSGIVSILFTGIVMKHYTYSNLSANSQRFVSAFFHLISSLAETFVFIYMGFDIAMEKHSWSHLGFIFFSILFIVIARAANVFGCGYLVNLARPAHRKIPMTHQKALWYSGLRGAMAFALALQSVHDLPEGHGQTIFTATTAIVVLTVLLIGGSTGTMLEALEVVGDSHDTSLGDGFEVVNSRYMTSYDDEDTPSGSGFRTKLREFHKSAASFTELDKNYLTPFFTSNNGDYDDEDNIEQHHEERIPFTRRGNLNNRG, from the exons ATGTCGTCGGAGCTGCAGATTTCGCCGGCGATTCACGACCCGCAAGGGCAAGAAAAGCAGCAGCAAGCCGCCGGAGTCGGGATTTTGCTTCAGATCATGATGCTTGTCCTCTCTTTTGTACTCGGTCATGTCCTTCGCCGTCATAAGTTCTATTATCTACCTGAAGCTTCTGCTTCTCTTCTAATcg GGCTGATCGTTGGTGGTTTAGCGAACATCTCGAACACGGAGACTAGCATTAG GACATGGTTCAATTTCCACGATGAGttcttctttctgtttctgCTGCCTCCCATCATATT CCAGTCAGGCTTCAGTTTGCAACCT AAACCTTTCTTTTCAAACTTTGGAGCCATTGTCACTTTTTCAGTGCTTGGAACTTTTGTGGCTTCCATGGTTACTGGATTGCTAGT GTACCTTGGCGGTTTGATGTTTCTCATGTACAGACTTCCATTGGTCGAGTGTCTCATGTTTGGCTCTCTTATCTCGGCCACTGATCCTGTCACTGTATTGTCTATATTTCAG GAACTTGGTTCAGATGTAAATTTGTATGCCCTGGTGTTCGGAGAATCAGTTTTAAATGATGCT ATGGCGATATCTCTGTATAG GACAATGTCCTTGGTGAGAAGTCATTCCTCTGGACAGAATTTCTTTATGGTGATAGTCAGGTTTCTCGAAACGTTTGTCGGTTCGATGTCTGCAG GCGTTGGAGTTGGATTCACCTCTGCTCTC CTATTCAAGTATGCAGGGCTGGATGTTGACAA TCTGCAGAACTTGGAGTGCTGCCTCTTCGTGCTTTTTCCATATTTCTC ATACATGCTTGCTGAAGGTCTCAGTCTATCTGGCATCGTATCGATTCTATTTACTGGGATT GTCATGAAACATTATACCTACTCAAACTTGTCTGCAAATTCTCAGCGATTTGTGTCTGCGTTTTTTCATCTGATATCTTCACTGGCAGAGACTTTTGT GTTCATCTACATGGGTTTTGATATTGCCATGGAAAAGCATAGTTGGTCACACTTGggattcatctttttctctatt TTATTTATCGTAATTGCAAG GGCAGCTAATGTGTTTGGTTGTGGATATTTGGTCAATCTGGCACGGCCTGCTCATAGGAAAATACCAATGACGCATCAGAAAGCACTTTGGTACAGTG GACTTCGAGGTGCTATGGCTTTTGCTCTTGCTCTGCAATCTGTTCACGATCTCCCAGAAGGACATGGTCAAACTATATTTACTGCAACTACAGCCATTGTTGTTCTGACG GTGTTACTGATTGGAGGATCCACTGGTACAATGCTTGAAGCCCTAGAAGTTGTAGGTGATAGCCACGATACATCCTTAGGTGAT GGTTTTGAGGTGGTGAACAGTCGTTATATGACTAgttatgatgatgaagatacACCGTCAGGAAGTGGATTCAGAACAAAACTAAGAGAGTTCCATAAGAG CGCGGCATCATTCACAGAACTAGATAAGAACTATCTAACACCGTTCTTCACAAGTAACAACGGAGATTATGATGATGAGGATAACATAGAGCAACACCATG AAGAACGAATCCCATTTACTAGAAGAGGAAATCTGAATAACCGAGGCTAA
- the LOC104754038 gene encoding putative F-box/LRR-repeat protein 23, with product MVCRSWRRVSKDPSMWWIIELDDLASEGMCRRAIDLSDGGLVEIFIGVESEYWGEAILAYMADRSSLLRSLTLSCSSFFLGELFREAVVKLPLLEYLNVPGLKLSRKSLEVVCKSCPNLKTLKLHHCPFSRDIDNSIALIIALSMPGLRHLELCGHPLSNTGLNAILDRCPHLEYLDLRECLHIDLSGNLEKRCLERIKYLRRPNDYPPETEEESYLRDIFLDSGLFDPLYD from the exons ATGGTGTGCAGATCGTGGCGACGCGTCTCTAAAGACCCATCGATGTGGTGGATAATCGAATTGGACGACCTAGCCTCTGAAGGTATGTGTCGTCGCGCCATTGATCTCAGCGATGGTGGTTTGGTCGAGATCTTTATTGGTGTTGAGTCCGAATACTGGGGTGAAGCTATCCTCGCATACATGGCCGATag GTCAAGTCTTCTGAGAAGCCTTACACTATCATGttcctctttctttctaggGGAACTTTTTCGCGAAGCAGTTGTGAAACTTCCATTGCTTGAGTACCTCAATGTTCCAGGCCTCAAGTTGTCAAGAAAGTCTCTGGAAGTTGTATGCAAGTCTTGTCCAAATCTGAAAACGTTGAAGCTACACCACTGCCCTTTCTCCCGTGATATTGATAATTCGATAGCCTTAATAATTGCACTCAGCATGCCCGGACTCCGCCACCTCGAGCTTTGCGGACACCCTCTATCTAACACGGGATTGAACGCCATTCTTGACCGTTGTCCTCACCTGGAATACCTAGATTTACGCGAGTGTTTACACATTGACCTTTCAGGGAATCTGGAGAAGCGGTGTTTGGAGAGGATCAAATATTTGAGACGCCCCAATGACTACCCaccagaaacagaagaagagtcCTATCTTCgtgatatttttttagattcaGGATTGTTTGATCCCCTCTATGATTGA